In the Theobroma cacao cultivar B97-61/B2 chromosome 1, Criollo_cocoa_genome_V2, whole genome shotgun sequence genome, one interval contains:
- the LOC18614331 gene encoding cysteine-rich repeat secretory protein 15: MLGSLQSYSTHKTIQAPGLSTLCFLFFSLSYFGHLVKAHIFIYAGCSQEKYAPNSPFEGNLNSFLASVVSSSSQVSYNTYAIGNESSTPPESTLYGLYQCRGDLQTADCSRCMESVVNQIGLVCPYSYGASLQLEGCYLRYEHANFLGTPDTGLRFKKCSKSVNNDVEFFRRRDDVLADLQAAIGFKVSSSGLVEGFAQCLGDLSSSDCSSCLGDAVGKLKSVCGSAAAADVFLGQCYARYWASGYYGEFSPDSSHEDDIGKTVAIIVGVLAGLAVLIVLLSFCRKAMESK; the protein is encoded by the exons ATGCTGGGGAGCCTTCAATCATACTCCACTCACAAAACTATCCAAGCACCGGGTCTCTCTACActctgctttcttttcttctctctcagTTACTTTGGTCATCTTGTGAAAGCTCATATCTTCATCTATGCTGGATGCTCTCAGGAAAAGTACGCACCAAACTCCCCATTCGAAGGTAACCTCAACTCTTTTCTAGCATCAGTTGTTAGCTCGTCCTCTCAAGTCTCTTATAATACGTATGCTATTGGAAATGAAAGTTCAACGCCGCCCGAAAGCACTCTATACGGCTTGTACCAGTGCAGGGGTGATTTGCAGACAGCTGACTGCTCGAGATGCATGGAAAGTGTTGTTAACCAGATAGGCTTGGTTTGTCCGTACTCTTATGGGGCTTCTTTACAACTAGAAGGCTGCTATTTAAGATATGAGCATGCTAATTTCTTGGGGACGCCTGATACGGGTCTCAGGTTCAAGAAATGCAGTAAAAGTGTTAATAACGATGTTGAGTTCTTTAGGCGTAGAGACGATGTTCTAGCTGACTTGCAGGCGGCTATTGGTTTCAAAGTCAGTTCATCAGGTTTGGTTGAAGGGTTTGCTCAGTGTTTGGGGGACTTGAGCTCGAGTGATTGCTCTTCTTGCCTTGGGGATGCTGTGGGGAAATTGAAGAGTGTATGTGGATCAGCTGCAGCAGCTGATGTCTTCTTAGGGCAGTGTTATGCTCGTTACTGGGCATCTGGCTACTATGGTGAATTCTCTCCAG ATTCCTCCCACGAAGATGATATTGGAAAAACAGTTGCCATAATCGTCGGTGTATTAGCAGGTCTAGCCGTTCTCATTGTTCTTCTCTCATTTTGCAGAAAAGCAATGG aATCAAAATGA